The genomic region CTATTATCAACTAAAATATTTGCACACGCACTTCCCATTGCACCACTACCAATAATTGTTATTTTTGCCATATTATTCTTTTTCTCCTTTACCATCTCTTAAAATAAGCTCAATAGGTGTTCCTACAAAATCAAAATTTTCTCTAATTTGATTTTCAATATATCTTAAATAAGTAAAGTGTGCTAGTTTTTTATCATTTACAAATAGTAAAAAAGTTGGAATTTTTGCATCAACTTGTTTTGCAAATTTAATTGAAAGTCTTCTTCCATTAATTGAACTTGCAGGTTTAATTAACTGTGCTTGAATCATTAATTGGTTTAGTTGGTTGGTAGTAATTTGTCTTTTAATGTTAGTTTCTACTAAATTAATCGTTTCAATTAGTTTTGATATTCTTAATTTATTTAACGCTGAAATGAATACAATTGGAGCTCAATCTACAAATTTAAGTTTTTTGCTTAATTCTTTTTTGTATTTATCCATTGTATTTGTATCTTTTTCAATCAAATCTCATTTATTAACAATTACAATTAACGGTTTTTTCTTTTCATAAGCTAAACCAATAATATTTTGATGAAATAAACTAATTGGTTCAGTTGCATCTAATATTAAAAGACAAATGTCTGCTTCATCTAAAGAATTATTAGCTCTAATTAATGAATAATGTTCAATACTATCTAATAATTTATTCTTTCTTCTAATTCCTGCAGTATCAATAATTTCATATTCAGAATTGCCCAATTTGACAATTGAAGAAACAGAATCTCTAGTAGTCCCTTCAATTTCACTAACAATTGATCTATTTTCATTTGACAAAGTATTTAAAATTGTGCTTTTTCCAACATTAGGTTTTCCTAACAAAGTTAGTTTCGTGTATCTATTATTATCTAAAACATTATTTTCATTAATACCATTTACAACTTCGTCTAATAAATCACCAACGCCATCGCCATGAATTGCACTTATTGGAAAAATGTTTTTAAATCCTAATGTATAAATTTTATTGTCATAAAAAGTCTTATTTCCTTCAAATTTATTAATTGCAAGTAAAACTTTTTTATTGCTTTTTCTTAGCAAATCAACAATAAAATAATCTTCTGTTGTTAAATTATCAATCCCATCAATAACAAAAATTATTATGTTAGCTTCTTCAATTGCTATTTGCGCTTGAATCTTAATTGATTTTTTAAAATCATCATTTTCAATAGTAATTCCACCAGTATCAATCACCTTAAACGCTTTGCCAGCTCAAGTTGCATCTTCATATAATCTATCTCTAGTTACGCCTGGAGTATCATAAACAATAGATTTACGTTTGTTAATTATTTTATTGAATAAAGTGCTTTTTCCAACATTAGGTTTTCCAATAATTGCAACAATATTTTCCATTACTTTTTATCCTTAATGATTCTTAGAATATGTACATACAATGCATCAAAATTTTCTGGAATACTCATATGTTCTGTATCAATTACAATACTACCTTCGCTGATTTTTAAAGGATCAACTTTACGATTCATATCATTATAATCTCTAATTTTTAAAGCTTCATAAACTTCGTCATAGTTAGAATTAATTCCTAGTTCTTTATTTTGTCTAACTCTACGCATTGCTCTAACTTCAGGAGAAGCTCACATATAAAATTTAGCCTCTGCATTAGGCAAAATTCGATATGTTGCATCTCTACCATCAACAATAACACCCTTGTTAACTTCACTATATTGTTGAATAAAATGATTAATTTTTTCTCTAACTTTTTGGTATTTTGCAATCGTAGATGCGGCATCTGAAACTTCATTTGCTCTAAGTTTTTCAGTAATATTTTCATTTTTGAAAATAATTGAATCATCATCTAATATATTTAAATCAGATGATTCAAAACTATCTGATATTAATTTTTCATCATTTAAATCTAAGTTATTCGCTAATGCATTATACGCAATTGCACGATATAAATTTCCACTACTAATAAATTTATAATTTAATTCCTTAGCTAACATTTTAGAAATATAAGATTTTCCAACTCCAGAAGGACCATCAATAGCAATATTAATTCTTATTTCTTTCTTCTCTCTCATTTTGGCTACCTTCTTTTGATTTTAATTGTTCATATTCTTTTTGCTTAGATTTTAATAATTTAATCATACTTTCAGCATCATCATTAAATTTAAAAATCTCGTTTACATCTTTATGCTTATTAGTAATTTTTAAAATGTCATCTATTCTAGATATCATTCTCTTAATTTGCTTTTCATCAACTAAAGTATCATTAAAACTACTGTTGCTCAAATCATCTTTATCAAAATTGATAATTTCGCTATTGTCATAAAATTGTTCAAACTCTTTACTTACTAATTCTGTTGAATTTGTTTTAGTTTGAAAAAAGTCTTTAATTTTATTCATCATTTTGACATATTTGTTTTTTTGCAAATTTTTGTCGCTTATCAAATCAATCTGATTTTTACGTTCGAAGTAGTTTTTATTCTTTTTAATTGTCATACATAAATCTTTTAAACGTTAATTGTAAAAATTTTTCTAATTGCAGGACTTCTTATAGGTTCTTTTTTTGTTACACCTAGTTGTTCAATAATCCTTTCAACAAATTGATAATCAATAGTTAAAGAATTAAGTTTTGGAATTCATTCAACATATTTATGATTTGCATTATTATCTTTACACAAATATGGTTTAAGTTCATATAAATTTGGACTATATAAATCTGGATAAGCATTGCTCTTATTAAAGATATTTGAAAATCATTCTCAAACTTGATTTCTAAATTCTAATGAAGCAAATCATTTAGCACCATCTTTATCATGGTCTTTATCATAACTAGTAATAATTTTTCTAATAGCGTCCATAGCATCTTGAACATTTTTATTAAATTCTAAATTGTTAGATAAATCTTCCGCGGTTGTTTCGTATGGTATAGTAACAGTAAATACCTTGTAATATTTTGATTTTGAAGTACCTTTTGTTTTACTAGTTTCATAAGAACCAACAACGTTATCATAATTTAATGTAACTTCATAAGTTAATTTAATGCTATTATCAGTCGCTGATCTTTCAATATTTAAAAACTTAACACGTAATTTTTTGTTTTTATCAAAATCTAAATCCTTGCTAAATGTAAAAGACAGATAAGCATCTATATCAAAATCTTTGCTATCTTTTCTTTCTTCAAAATTTTTAAGCAAATCGTTTGGAGAAACGCTTAATTCAGAATTTGTCTTAATTTTTACTTCGTCTGCTAATTGATTAAAATTTTCAATATCTACAAATGGTTTTGTAATTGGACGATTATTCTTAACAGCAAAATAAATGGCACCACCTAATACTGCTGTTAGAGTAATAGGTAAAGTAGTTCATAATATTAATTTATTGCGATGAGTTTTTTTAACTAACTCACCAAACATTTTTCTTGTTTCTTTACTAGCCATAATATCTAATTCTATACTAAATTTAATTTAATTTTTCCATACAAAAATAAAAAATGTGAAATATATATTTCACTAAACTCACATTGAATATGCAAATTTTTTTATTAATGTAGTATCTTCATCAGTGCTTGCGGAAGATGAACTATGCAATTGGAATCTTATTTCAAAAATATAATCAAATCACAATAAGTTATTTCGTTTTCTGAAATTTGAAATTTCTACAAATTTTATTGAAACAGTTTTTACTTGAAATTTTGACATATTGAATAGTCCTCTTTGACGATTAAAATCTTCTGATGCCTTTACTCCATTAGTAAAAAATTCTCAATGCCCATTTTCAGTATAAACACTTGCATCTTTTGCAGTTGTTCCTTCTTTAATCACATTTCAAGTATCGTTACCGTTAGCATATCTAAAGAATTTTGCTTTTTGGATACTATCGGTTATTTTGAAATCAGGTTTACTTCCATTATCTTCATACAACTTCTTGATGTCAGCTTTTAGTTTTAATCATTGTTGATCAGAAAGTTCAGATACTTTTGGACCTACTGTAAAATTTCTAATAGTATTTTCATCAACTTTTTTAAATCCTTTGATAGTTGTTTCTTTTGTAGCTGAATGATATTTTTCACTACCTTTTTCAATAGTAAGGCAATATTGTAAATGTAATTCTCCAGTTATATCATTTGCTTTAACGCTAATAGTGTCAACATATATTATATCTGCACCATATGCTTTTTTAAATTCATCCGGTAATTTTGCAAGTGTTGGTGCTACATTGATATTTCTTCTATAAAAATCAGAAACGTATGAAGAAGCAAATTCTGTCTTATCTGCAGCTGTTTCTTTAATTTTAGTTAATAAATATTTAGCAATTTCTTCATTACCAAAAGTAGTTTTTTCAAAATCTCTATTTACATAATTTGCAATTTGTTTAGATTCAACAACTTCAGCAGCATTTTTATCTTTTTTATTATATGAAACACTTATAGCTAAATTAAATTTGGTTCCATTGCTAATCTTTAATGAGTTAATTTTATAATTAGTATCTCTTAGTAAGTCTAAAACATCTACTTGATTTCCATTTTCATCAAGTCCCTTAAGTTCTTCGATATATGCTAATAATTGTGAATTAGTTAATGTTTTAATATCATCAAAAGTTTTCTTTTCTTCAATTAACTTATTAATATTTAATTTTGCATTTAAAGTCATTGAATTTAATGAAGTTAAAGGCTTTTTAAAATCGTTAATGGTAAATTCATCTTGAAAATCAAAATTATTATATTTGCCTTTAATAGAAGCTTTTAAAGTCCCTAATGAGTCATCATATTCAATAACTTTAACTTCAGATAATTTGAAATGAGTATTTTCTTTATTATTTACAAATTTAGCAACATTAGTTGATGCAAAAGTAGTTTTTGTTATTTCAAACAATGAAATTAATTCATCTCTATTTTTTGTAGCATCATATTTTTCACTTGGATCAACAGGTTTATCTTTAAAACCTGAGAATTCTTTTGAAAATTCATTAGATTCAACATTATTTTTCAAATCAGTAATTGTGTATTTAACTTCAACCTTATTATTGTTTTTTGTAATTGATTTTAAATTGAATTTGTAACCTGATTTAAGGTTGTTTATATATTTGTTAATATCTAAAGCTTCATCAATTGTATATTTTCATGCATCGATTTTTAAATCAAATTCTTTTTCTACATATTCATTTAGTTGTTTTAAAATTTTTGCTTTATTATCACATGATAAGATTGCAAAAGGCAAAATTGCAAAAGTTGACAAAAGTCCTGAACTTGCCAATAATAATTTATTAGATTTTTTCATAAATTTCCTTTAATTTTTTGTCTTTAATTACATTAAATTTAAATGCAATAATTAGTTTTTAAATGTGTAATAAGCATAAGTATATAGAAAAAAACTGAAATTTACAAAAAAATTAAAAATAAAAAAACGCCATAGACGTTTCGCCAGAAATTTCTGAAATGGTGGCTCCGGCAGGAATCGAACCAGCGACACACGGAGCTTCAGTCCGTTGCTCTACCAACTGAGCTACAGAGCCAAATGGCGGTCCAGACGGGAATTGAACCCGCGATCTCTTCCGTGACAGGGAAGCGTATTAAACCACTTTACCACTGGACCGTGGTTGCGGAAATTGGATTTGAACCAATGACCTTCGGGTTATGAGCCCGACGAGCTACCAGCTGCTCTATTCCGCGATATAATGGCGGGCAATGAGGGATTTGAACCCCCGCGGGCCGTGAAGCCCCTGGTAGTTTTCAAGACTACTCCCTTCAGCCTCTTGGGTAATTGCCCATGGTGGACCCAACAGGACTCGAACCTGTGACCGACCGGTTATGAGCCGGTTGCTCTAACCAACTGAGCTATGGGTCCAAATCAAACTCTGCTGAGTTCCTTCATATGGTAGCACCGAAGAGAGTCGAACTCTTGACCTTCCGGGTATGAACCGGACGCTCTAACCAACTGAGCTACAGTGCCAAATGGTGGAGAGGAAGGGACTCGAACCCTCTACCTCCTGCGTGCAAGGCAGGCGCTCTGGCCAGGTGAGCTACCCCCCCATAAAATGGTGAAGAAGACAGGATTTGAACCTGCGACCACTTGGTCCCAAACCAAGCGCTCTACCAAGCTGAGCTACTTCTCCTTAGCAATAAATGCGTCTATTATTATATATAAATTTCTGCAAAATACAATTAAAAAAAGTAATTTTTAAAGTTCATCATCTCACATAAATTCATAATCAAGTATTTTAACATAATCACCATTTTTAATTCCTTTTTCTTTTAGCAATTCATAAACACCTAATGCTTTTAATTTATAGTTTAATCTTCATAAATTATCAATTGATACTAAAGGAATCTTATGATATAAATCGTAAACTCTTTTGCTTTTAATTTCAAAATGAGAATTATCTAATCTAGTTGCTATTAACGGATCTTGTTCTAATGTAATAGTAATTTCTTGTTTTTCTAAATCTTTATTAGCGTTTTCAATAATTGAATTTGTTTCTTTTACAGTTTTAGCTAATATTTCAATTACTTTATCAATATTTTCATTTAGTAAACAAGAACATTCAACAACTTTTAATTTAGAATATTTCTTTTTGAATGCTTTTAAATGTTCTTTATAAGAAGGCAAATCTGATTTGTTAGCAATAATAATTTGTGGTAATTTTTCTAAAAACAAATTATATGATGATAGTTCATGATTAATAATTTGATAATCTTTGATTGGATCTTTATCACTAGAACCAAAATCAATTACATGAGCTATCACTTTGCATCTTTCAATATGCTTTAAAAACTGAATTCCTAAACCCCTTCCTTTAGCAGCATGCTCAATAAGTCCAGGTAAATCTGCTGCAACAAATGAATCATCATAATATTTAACAAGTCCAAGTTGAGGAACTAATGTTGTAAAATCATAATTTGCAATTTTAGGTTTTGCATTAGAAATTTTTGCAAGCAAAGAGCTTTTTCCAGCGCTTGGTTTACCAACGAAACCAACATCAGCTAATACTTTTAAATTCAAAGTTAAATCAAAATGTTCACCTTTGGTTCCATTTTCGCAAAGTCTTGGTGCAGTGTTGCGACTTGATTTGAATTTAGCATTACCTTTACCCCCAAGTCCACCTTTAGCAATTAAATATTTATTTTCATCAATAACATCAGCTAAAAGTTTGTCATTTTCAAACACCATAGTTCCTAAAGGGACTTTAACAATTAAATCATTTCCATTAGCGCCATAAGCATTTTTTGATTTTCCATTTTCGCCATTTTCTGCCTTATATTTAGTTTGAAAATGGAATGGTAATAATGTATTTAAACCAGGATCACCTTGAAAATAAACATCGCCTCCATCGCCTCCATCGCCACCATCAGGACCACCTTTATTAACATTAGCTTCACGACGAAAACTGATGATACCATTACCACCATTACCTGCAGATACTTTAATATTTACTTGATCTATAAATTTCATATTCTAAATTGTACTTTAGATTTCAAGTTTGCAAAATAAAAAACATTACCAAATTAAAAGATTCAGCATTTGTAACAAAATTAATAATGTAGCAAATAAATTTTGCTATAGATTTAATGAAAGGAGCAAAAATGAATGATTGAAAATTAGTAAATTCAAAAGATGTCAGTATTTATGATGATTTTGCTGAAATTTATAATCTTGATGATAAAAAATCATATGAAATTAAAGTTATTTACTATTGTAGATCTAACTGCAACGAGTGAATTCAAATAAATGTTGACACTTATAAAAAATTAACTCTATGTAAAAGAATATTTACAACTTATGCACTATTTAATAGTAATGAATATGCACAAATAAGACTTATAGAACTATAATTGAAAGATTCAAAATGAATTTTAATACATAAAAACGCCATAAAATTATGGTGTTTTAAATTTACATTTTTTCTAAATCTAGCAAGAAGTCAAATAAGCTAATTATTTTTATACCTTTTTCATTAATATGAGAAATTGCATTGTCTTTAACAATAAAAATTTTTTGAAACTCATCCCCTGTTTTAAACAATGGTTTTAATTCTTGCTCATATTTTTCTTCACTATTAACATTCAATACTGCTTGAATATAATATTTTTGATTAAATTTAGTACATACAAAATTATTTCTAAATTTTTATATAAGTATGCATTTTTTGGTCGCTCAAAGGTTCTAAACGTCTAAAAAATGCTAGTTTTCTATAATAATTTCACTATTTTGCTTTGTTAAAAAATGCGTTTTACAATTTGCATTTAAATATTTTTGTGCATAATTTGACATTTTATTAATTGCATTTTTTAAAGCATCAAATTGAGTTTCATCAACACATTCCATAATTAAAAATGCATCTTTAGTATTTTCATCAATCATAGTT from Metamycoplasma salivarium harbors:
- the der gene encoding ribosome biogenesis GTPase Der, whose product is MENIVAIIGKPNVGKSTLFNKIINKRKSIVYDTPGVTRDRLYEDATWAGKAFKVIDTGGITIENDDFKKSIKIQAQIAIEEANIIIFVIDGIDNLTTEDYFIVDLLRKSNKKVLLAINKFEGNKTFYDNKIYTLGFKNIFPISAIHGDGVGDLLDEVVNGINENNVLDNNRYTKLTLLGKPNVGKSTILNTLSNENRSIVSEIEGTTRDSVSSIVKLGNSEYEIIDTAGIRRKNKLLDSIEHYSLIRANNSLDEADICLLILDATEPISLFHQNIIGLAYEKKKPLIVIVNKWDLIEKDTNTMDKYKKELSKKLKFVDWAPIVFISALNKLRISKLIETINLVETNIKRQITTNQLNQLMIQAQLIKPASSINGRRLSIKFAKQVDAKIPTFLLFVNDKKLAHFTYLRYIENQIRENFDFVGTPIELILRDGKGEKE
- the cmk gene encoding (d)CMP kinase, whose protein sequence is MREKKEIRINIAIDGPSGVGKSYISKMLAKELNYKFISSGNLYRAIAYNALANNLDLNDEKLISDSFESSDLNILDDDSIIFKNENITEKLRANEVSDAASTIAKYQKVREKINHFIQQYSEVNKGVIVDGRDATYRILPNAEAKFYMWASPEVRAMRRVRQNKELGINSNYDEVYEALKIRDYNDMNRKVDPLKISEGSIVIDTEHMSIPENFDALYVHILRIIKDKK
- a CDS encoding lipoprotein 17-related variable surface protein — translated: MKKSNKLLLASSGLLSTFAILPFAILSCDNKAKILKQLNEYVEKEFDLKIDAWKYTIDEALDINKYINNLKSGYKFNLKSITKNNNKVEVKYTITDLKNNVESNEFSKEFSGFKDKPVDPSEKYDATKNRDELISLFEITKTTFASTNVAKFVNNKENTHFKLSEVKVIEYDDSLGTLKASIKGKYNNFDFQDEFTINDFKKPLTSLNSMTLNAKLNINKLIEEKKTFDDIKTLTNSQLLAYIEELKGLDENGNQVDVLDLLRDTNYKINSLKISNGTKFNLAISVSYNKKDKNAAEVVESKQIANYVNRDFEKTTFGNEEIAKYLLTKIKETAADKTEFASSYVSDFYRRNINVAPTLAKLPDEFKKAYGADIIYVDTISVKANDITGELHLQYCLTIEKGSEKYHSATKETTIKGFKKVDENTIRNFTVGPKVSELSDQQWLKLKADIKKLYEDNGSKPDFKITDSIQKAKFFRYANGNDTWNVIKEGTTAKDASVYTENGHWEFFTNGVKASEDFNRQRGLFNMSKFQVKTVSIKFVEISNFRKRNNLLWFDYIFEIRFQLHSSSSASTDEDTTLIKKFAYSMWV
- the obgE gene encoding GTPase ObgE, whose amino-acid sequence is MKFIDQVNIKVSAGNGGNGIISFRREANVNKGGPDGGDGGDGGDVYFQGDPGLNTLLPFHFQTKYKAENGENGKSKNAYGANGNDLIVKVPLGTMVFENDKLLADVIDENKYLIAKGGLGGKGNAKFKSSRNTAPRLCENGTKGEHFDLTLNLKVLADVGFVGKPSAGKSSLLAKISNAKPKIANYDFTTLVPQLGLVKYYDDSFVAADLPGLIEHAAKGRGLGIQFLKHIERCKVIAHVIDFGSSDKDPIKDYQIINHELSSYNLFLEKLPQIIIANKSDLPSYKEHLKAFKKKYSKLKVVECSCLLNENIDKVIEILAKTVKETNSIIENANKDLEKQEITITLEQDPLIATRLDNSHFEIKSKRVYDLYHKIPLVSIDNLWRLNYKLKALGVYELLKEKGIKNGDYVKILDYEFMWDDEL